The Deltaproteobacteria bacterium genome window below encodes:
- the kdsA gene encoding 3-deoxy-8-phosphooctulonate synthase, translating to MKRIGLKDFAIGEGLFFILGPCVIENEATTLRTAEALKRITAEIKVPFVFKSSYDKANRTSVSSFRGPGIKEGLRILKKVGEEFNLPILTDVHSPEEAEEAAQVADILQIPAFLCRQTDLIVAAARTGRVINIKKGQFMSPKDMLNPVKKALSAGNGNIFLTERGTSFGYNNLVVDFRSIPIMRGFGYPVVFDATHSVQSPGGMGASSGGDRAMAIHLARAAAAVGVDGFFFEVHPEPDKALCDGPNSIALKDVSGLLKEVVEIDRAINKEALAQV from the coding sequence ATGAAGCGGATAGGTCTTAAGGACTTCGCCATAGGCGAGGGGCTTTTCTTCATCCTCGGCCCCTGCGTAATAGAGAACGAGGCAACTACCCTCCGGACAGCCGAGGCGCTTAAGCGCATAACCGCCGAGATCAAGGTCCCCTTCGTATTCAAATCGTCCTACGACAAGGCAAACAGGACTTCCGTCTCTTCCTTCCGGGGACCCGGCATAAAAGAGGGGCTTCGCATATTAAAGAAGGTGGGGGAAGAGTTTAATCTCCCCATACTCACGGACGTCCATTCCCCCGAGGAGGCGGAAGAGGCAGCCCAGGTCGCGGACATACTCCAGATACCCGCCTTCCTCTGCAGGCAGACCGACCTCATAGTCGCGGCCGCGCGAACCGGGCGCGTCATCAATATAAAGAAGGGGCAGTTCATGTCCCCCAAGGACATGCTGAACCCCGTTAAAAAGGCCCTCTCGGCCGGGAACGGCAATATATTCCTTACCGAGCGCGGCACGAGCTTCGGATACAACAACCTCGTCGTGGATTTCAGGTCCATACCCATAATGAGGGGCTTCGGATACCCGGTGGTATTCGACGCGACGCACAGCGTGCAGTCGCCCGGAGGCATGGGCGCGTCTTCCGGGGGAGACAGGGCAATGGCCATCCACCTTGCCAGGGCCGCCGCCGCTGTCGGCGTGGACGGTTTCTTCTTCGAGGTGCACCCCGAGCCGGACAAGGCCCTTTGCGACGGCCCGAACTCCATAGCCTTGAAGGACGTCTCCGGCCTTCTCAAGGAAGTCGTCGAGATTGACAGGGCTATTAATAAAGAGGCGCTGGCACAAGTATAG
- a CDS encoding transglycosylase SLT domain-containing protein, whose product MIKETLSKKTSGEDIEAQSRLDEEMRYWGGLVAAMNPSLTSSEADEIGRAVLKYSGEYGLSPRLIVAVIMVESSGRVSAVSPKGAKGLMQVMPFWKKELGIEGTLFDIDTNIGAGAHILAQYINRYGFEEGIARYYRGSLPVSGDAYIGKVQKAMESIG is encoded by the coding sequence ATGATAAAAGAGACTTTATCGAAAAAGACATCAGGTGAAGACATAGAAGCACAGAGCAGGCTTGATGAGGAGATGCGTTACTGGGGAGGCCTGGTCGCGGCGATGAACCCGTCCCTCACTAGCTCCGAGGCGGACGAGATAGGCAGGGCCGTCCTGAAATACAGCGGCGAGTACGGGCTTTCGCCAAGGCTCATCGTGGCCGTCATCATGGTAGAATCGAGCGGCAGGGTATCTGCCGTGAGCCCCAAGGGGGCGAAGGGGCTCATGCAGGTGATGCCGTTCTGGAAAAAAGAACTGGGCATCGAGGGCACGCTTTTCGATATCGACACGAACATAGGGGCCGGCGCTCATATCCTTGCTCAATATATCAACCGCTACGGGTTCGAGGAGGGGATAGCCCGGTATTACCGCGGGAGCCTTCCCGTGAGCGGGGACGCCTATATCGGTAAGGTGCAAAAGGCAATGGAGTCTATCGGTTAA
- a CDS encoding BON domain-containing protein has translation MARYHTVSRFVAAFILVAILSACAATETTRTAGETVDDSTITSRVKANLLQDEALRALQIDVDTYRGVVQLNGFVNTSEDARRAAEIAREVPGVVSVQNNLQTPPPPRG, from the coding sequence ATGGCCAGATATCATACCGTATCAAGGTTCGTTGCAGCTTTCATTCTCGTAGCCATTCTGAGCGCCTGCGCCGCGACCGAAACGACAAGGACCGCGGGAGAGACCGTAGACGACTCGACGATAACTTCGCGTGTAAAGGCCAACCTCCTGCAGGACGAGGCGTTGCGGGCGCTCCAGATAGACGTGGACACCTACAGGGGCGTCGTCCAGCTGAACGGGTTTGTGAACACCAGTGAAGACGCCAGAAGGGCGGCCGAGATAGCCAGGGAGGTCCCGGGCGTCGTCTCGGTGCAGAACAACCTGCAAACACCGCCCCCGCCGAGAGGATAG
- a CDS encoding CTP synthase: MSEHKKQSKTKYIFVTGGVVSSLGKGLASASIGALLESRGLTITLQKLDPYINVDPGTMSPFQHGEVFVTDDGAETDLDLGHYERFTNARLSRRNNFTTGQVYDSIIQKERRGDYLGCTVQVVPHVTDEIKGKILAIGNGVDIAIIEIGGTVGDIESLPFLEAIRQLRFDLGKENVLYVHLTLLPYIATAHEVKTKPTQHSVNKLREIGIQPDILLCRSDRALTPELKGKIALFCNVDKDAVISAEDVKCIYEVPLVFHSQSLDEKIVKLLNIWTRSPKLEDWEALVKRVASPKHEVTIGIVGKYVNLQDSYKSLHEALIHGGIAANCKVSMRYIDSEEIEKKGPQALLKGVDGILIPGGFGGRGVEGKIASIKYARESRMPFFGICLGMQVAIIEIARGLASMKFANSSEFDPETPYPVVHIMEAQRAVNAKGGTMRLGAYPCVIKRGTRAHAAYGSTEISERHRHRFEVNNSYRDELEKAGVEFSGLSPDGQLVEIMEYKNHPWFVACQFHPEFKSRPMDPHPLFKGFVKAVLAEKLHAAKGGKAPRKKPAPRKANSKRQVHLNEADRS, encoded by the coding sequence ATGAGCGAGCATAAAAAACAATCCAAGACAAAGTACATTTTCGTTACCGGGGGTGTCGTCTCCTCCCTGGGGAAGGGCCTTGCGAGCGCGTCCATCGGCGCGCTCCTCGAATCGCGCGGCCTCACAATTACGCTACAGAAGCTCGACCCATATATAAATGTAGACCCCGGCACCATGAGCCCCTTCCAGCACGGCGAGGTTTTCGTGACCGACGACGGCGCCGAGACGGACCTCGACCTCGGGCATTACGAGAGGTTCACGAACGCGCGGCTCTCCCGTAGGAACAACTTCACCACGGGCCAGGTCTACGACTCCATCATACAGAAGGAGAGGCGGGGCGACTACCTCGGCTGCACCGTCCAGGTAGTTCCGCATGTGACGGACGAGATAAAGGGGAAGATACTCGCAATCGGGAACGGCGTCGATATCGCGATTATCGAGATCGGCGGCACCGTCGGCGACATAGAGTCGCTACCCTTCCTTGAGGCGATAAGGCAGCTCCGGTTCGACCTCGGGAAAGAGAACGTCCTTTACGTTCACCTCACGCTCCTTCCTTATATAGCCACGGCCCACGAGGTAAAGACCAAGCCCACCCAGCACAGCGTGAACAAACTCCGTGAGATAGGCATCCAGCCCGACATACTCCTTTGCCGCTCTGACAGGGCCCTTACGCCGGAATTGAAGGGCAAGATCGCGCTTTTCTGCAACGTCGACAAGGACGCGGTCATCTCCGCCGAGGACGTTAAATGCATCTACGAGGTGCCTCTCGTCTTCCACAGCCAGTCGCTTGACGAAAAGATAGTAAAGCTCCTCAATATCTGGACCCGCTCCCCGAAGCTGGAGGACTGGGAGGCTCTCGTAAAGAGGGTCGCAAGCCCGAAGCACGAAGTAACGATAGGCATAGTCGGCAAATACGTGAACCTGCAGGACTCGTACAAGAGCCTCCACGAGGCGCTTATACACGGCGGCATAGCCGCGAACTGCAAGGTCAGCATGCGCTACATAGACTCCGAGGAGATAGAGAAGAAGGGCCCGCAGGCGCTCTTGAAGGGTGTTGACGGCATACTCATCCCCGGCGGCTTCGGCGGAAGGGGGGTCGAGGGGAAGATCGCCTCGATCAAATACGCCCGCGAATCCAGAATGCCCTTCTTCGGCATATGCCTCGGCATGCAGGTGGCGATAATCGAGATAGCGCGCGGGCTGGCTTCGATGAAGTTCGCTAACTCCTCGGAGTTCGACCCGGAAACGCCTTATCCGGTAGTCCACATAATGGAGGCCCAGCGGGCCGTGAACGCAAAGGGCGGCACCATGAGGCTCGGGGCCTATCCCTGCGTCATAAAGAGGGGCACCAGGGCGCACGCGGCCTACGGCTCTACGGAAATTAGCGAGCGCCACAGGCACCGCTTCGAGGTGAATAATTCTTACAGGGACGAGCTTGAGAAGGCCGGGGTCGAGTTCAGCGGCCTTTCGCCGGACGGCCAGCTCGTCGAGATAATGGAATACAAAAACCACCCCTGGTTCGTGGCCTGCCAGTTCCATCCGGAGTTCAAGAGCAGGCCGATGGACCCGCACCCGCTATTCAAGGGCTTCGTAAAGGCGGTTTTGGCTGAAAAGCTCCATGCCGCCAAAGGCGGCAAGGCCCCACGGAAGAAACCGGCGCCCCGCAAGGCGAATTCGAAAAGACAGGTCCACCTGAATGAAGCGGATAGGTCTTAA
- the kdsB gene encoding 3-deoxy-manno-octulosonate cytidylyltransferase produces the protein MKIAVIIPARYASTRLEGKPLADINGKPMVWRVYERAMAAGLPSEISVATDDRRILDAVHSLGGRAVMTSASHSSGTDRVAEAALSTDAEIIVNLQGDEPLMDPRCIDAAIRPMLDDPEVRICTLKTRITIEEEYRNPNAVKVVTDRDGNALYFSRSPIPCGRTPFKELHSPPYKHIGLYVYRRDALFEFTRLESSPLENTEMLEQLRALENGLRIKVVEVDYNPVSVDTPEDLEKVRGLIKING, from the coding sequence ATGAAAATCGCCGTCATAATCCCGGCCAGGTACGCCTCCACCCGCCTGGAAGGAAAGCCCCTTGCTGACATAAACGGAAAGCCGATGGTCTGGCGGGTATACGAAAGGGCGATGGCGGCGGGCCTCCCGAGTGAGATTTCCGTTGCTACCGACGACAGGAGGATCCTGGACGCGGTCCATTCCCTCGGCGGGAGGGCTGTCATGACCTCGGCCTCGCACTCATCGGGCACGGACAGGGTGGCCGAGGCCGCCCTTTCAACCGACGCCGAAATAATCGTAAACCTCCAGGGGGACGAGCCCCTTATGGACCCCCGCTGCATAGACGCCGCGATCCGCCCCATGCTCGACGACCCGGAAGTCCGTATCTGCACTCTCAAGACGAGGATAACAATCGAAGAAGAGTACCGGAACCCGAACGCGGTCAAGGTGGTGACGGACAGGGACGGAAACGCCCTCTATTTTTCCCGGAGCCCCATCCCCTGCGGACGCACTCCGTTCAAAGAACTTCATTCCCCGCCCTATAAGCACATAGGGCTTTATGTTTACAGGCGGGACGCGCTATTCGAGTTCACGCGGCTTGAATCCTCTCCGCTTGAGAATACCGAGATGCTCGAGCAGCTCCGCGCCCTTGAGAACGGGCTCAGGATAAAGGTCGTGGAGGTCGATTATAATCCCGTCTCCGTGGATACCCCCGAAGACCTGGAAAAAGTGCGCGGGTTGATAAAAATAAATGGCTGA